One Gordonia zhaorongruii DNA segment encodes these proteins:
- a CDS encoding TetR/AcrR family transcriptional regulator translates to MRTRGWQGNLPQDADEAQARILQAASRCVERFGLQKTRLADVAAEAGVTRQTVYRYFSSVNEMLSAVAAAGADDFLDRMGNALGWVRTADDAITETIIYCLHALPDEPALGLMLRLGETEFFTREATSSSAVALGAEMLRRLPVDWPAEGYDESALDGLAEMVMRTWLSFQQYPNHPPRTDDELRTFIRAWVCPRTPPTDGR, encoded by the coding sequence GTGAGGACCCGTGGCTGGCAGGGGAACCTGCCACAAGATGCCGATGAGGCCCAGGCACGCATTCTGCAGGCCGCCTCACGGTGCGTCGAGCGATTCGGATTGCAGAAGACCCGACTGGCTGACGTAGCGGCCGAAGCCGGCGTAACCCGGCAGACCGTATATCGCTATTTCTCATCGGTCAACGAGATGCTGTCGGCGGTGGCCGCAGCCGGCGCCGACGACTTCCTCGATCGGATGGGCAATGCGTTGGGATGGGTGCGCACAGCCGATGACGCGATCACCGAGACCATCATCTACTGCCTTCACGCATTGCCCGACGAGCCTGCCCTCGGCCTGATGCTTCGGCTCGGCGAGACCGAGTTCTTCACCCGGGAGGCCACCTCGTCCAGCGCGGTGGCGCTCGGTGCCGAGATGCTGCGCCGTCTGCCGGTGGACTGGCCTGCCGAAGGCTACGACGAGTCGGCACTCGACGGGCTGGCCGAGATGGTCATGCGAACGTGGCTGAGCTTTCAGCAGTACCCGAATCATCCACCGCGGACCGACGACGAACTGCGGACCTTCATCCGTGCCTGGGTGTGCCCGCGCACGCCGCCGACAGACGGCCGATAG
- a CDS encoding NAD(P)/FAD-dependent oxidoreductase: MKLGNRAVVLGGSIAGMCAAGVAADYFDEVLVVERDDLPEDAEHRRGVPQSKHPHFLLNSGRRALDHIFPGFEDALIDAGALHMMPSQAAAHCEGAGWIPRGESTMSMVYSSRLLIERTLRARMAGVRNIGVEEGVSVLGLEFAGEPRDDGRVTGVWVAGGEDGGHRLIEADLVIDALGRGSAVADWLAKAGWPEVPVQSLDAGVTYSSRWYQKPTDLPEHWWWAQMSVMPTANTAPHPIEHDFLCQIFPIEHDRVLVTMGSWGHPMPREEDDFLDSVHKVRAPAFGRAVDLCEPISKVFVTKSTGNRRRRYDRLDNPPAGLIVTGDAICAFNPFYAQGMSSAGKSALLLERKLMQATAIDRHFTAEFFADQRGLLDDIWTLALARDQGYENAKGTELPPRWRQQLAYRGAWPIFNHISATTREDKAVEEHFTAVFNLEESVTEMVKSPRVLLGFLWYGVKRLLHRTTLPMGFDAQMDPPSEIWSDGSPRPGGRAQVIGKQAGTQATTSGADDPNLAVQA, encoded by the coding sequence ATGAAACTGGGAAACCGTGCAGTAGTCCTGGGCGGCAGCATCGCCGGAATGTGCGCCGCCGGGGTCGCCGCCGACTACTTCGATGAAGTGCTCGTCGTAGAACGCGACGACCTGCCCGAGGATGCGGAGCATCGTCGTGGCGTGCCGCAGAGCAAGCATCCGCACTTTCTGCTGAACTCCGGTCGACGGGCTCTGGACCACATCTTCCCCGGATTCGAGGACGCGCTGATCGATGCAGGCGCTCTGCACATGATGCCGTCCCAGGCCGCAGCCCACTGCGAAGGCGCAGGCTGGATTCCTCGCGGCGAGAGCACCATGTCGATGGTCTACTCATCACGCCTGCTGATCGAGCGGACGCTGCGCGCCAGAATGGCCGGCGTTCGCAACATCGGAGTCGAGGAAGGCGTGAGCGTCCTCGGACTCGAGTTCGCAGGCGAACCCCGCGACGACGGCCGGGTGACCGGCGTCTGGGTAGCCGGCGGTGAAGACGGTGGTCACCGACTCATCGAGGCCGACCTGGTGATCGATGCTCTCGGGCGCGGTTCGGCCGTGGCCGATTGGCTCGCGAAAGCCGGCTGGCCGGAGGTTCCGGTGCAGTCCCTCGACGCCGGCGTCACCTACTCGTCACGCTGGTATCAAAAGCCCACCGACCTGCCTGAGCACTGGTGGTGGGCGCAGATGTCGGTGATGCCGACGGCGAACACCGCGCCGCATCCCATCGAGCACGACTTCCTGTGCCAGATCTTCCCCATCGAGCACGACCGCGTACTGGTGACCATGGGGTCCTGGGGGCATCCGATGCCTCGGGAGGAGGACGACTTCCTCGACTCGGTCCACAAGGTGCGGGCGCCTGCATTCGGCCGCGCCGTCGATCTGTGCGAACCGATCTCCAAGGTGTTCGTCACCAAATCCACCGGCAACCGGCGGCGACGGTACGACCGGCTCGACAATCCACCTGCGGGACTGATCGTGACCGGAGACGCAATCTGCGCGTTCAATCCGTTCTATGCACAGGGCATGAGCTCCGCAGGTAAATCGGCGCTGCTGTTGGAGCGGAAACTGATGCAGGCAACAGCGATCGACCGGCACTTCACAGCGGAGTTCTTCGCCGACCAGCGCGGCCTCCTCGACGACATCTGGACGCTGGCACTGGCGCGCGATCAAGGCTACGAGAACGCGAAGGGCACCGAACTGCCCCCACGGTGGCGTCAGCAGTTGGCCTACCGCGGGGCGTGGCCGATCTTCAATCACATCTCCGCGACCACGCGTGAGGACAAGGCTGTCGAAGAGCACTTCACAGCGGTGTTCAATCTCGAGGAGTCGGTCACCGAGATGGTGAAGAGCCCGCGGGTCCTGCTCGGTTTCCTCTGGTACGGCGTGAAACGACTGCTGCACCGGACCACCCTGCCGATGGGGTTCGACGCGCAGATGGATCCGCCGTCCGAGATCTGGAGCGACGGCAGCCCGCGGCCGGGCGGCAGAGCCCAGGTGATCGGCAAGCAGGCCGGCACACAGGCGACCACGTCGGGCGCCGACGACCCGAACCTCGCCGTGCAGGCCTGA
- a CDS encoding D-isomer specific 2-hydroxyacid dehydrogenase family protein, with protein sequence MTALNVAVGPTEDSHIVDAVKQAGGEVTDLADARVLVWIGGPDGFPDLPDGVEWVALSTAGIERFVEAGTLDGRRTWTNASGFYAEGVAEHALGLLLAGTRQIVKAARTRWAKDEIDTSVLTLRGATVSIVGAGGIGRELAPRLKACGATVIAVNRSGRPLEEADRTVSWDRTDEVLAESDHVVLAAPDTPETHHLMNNRTLALLKPHSWVVNIARGPLIDEEALHRALVDGVIGGAALDVTDPEPPPEDHPLYDLPNVVITPHVANPASGLTREMAPFLTDNLRRFAAGEELMALVDPDRDY encoded by the coding sequence ATGACCGCACTGAACGTCGCCGTGGGACCCACCGAAGACAGCCACATCGTCGATGCGGTGAAACAGGCAGGCGGCGAGGTGACCGACCTGGCCGACGCCCGTGTGCTCGTGTGGATCGGCGGCCCCGACGGTTTTCCCGACCTGCCCGATGGTGTCGAATGGGTCGCGCTGAGCACCGCCGGGATCGAGCGATTCGTCGAGGCCGGAACCCTCGACGGCCGCAGAACGTGGACCAATGCGTCCGGGTTCTACGCGGAAGGCGTGGCAGAGCACGCGCTCGGACTTCTACTGGCCGGCACGCGGCAGATCGTGAAGGCGGCCCGCACTCGGTGGGCCAAGGACGAGATCGACACATCGGTGCTCACCCTGCGAGGCGCGACAGTCTCGATCGTCGGGGCAGGCGGTATCGGCCGCGAACTGGCTCCGCGGCTGAAGGCGTGCGGTGCGACGGTCATCGCCGTCAACAGGTCGGGTCGGCCGTTGGAGGAAGCGGACCGGACCGTCTCGTGGGATCGGACTGACGAGGTTCTAGCCGAGAGCGACCATGTGGTTCTCGCGGCGCCGGACACCCCGGAGACCCATCACCTGATGAACAACCGCACCTTGGCGCTGCTCAAGCCGCACTCGTGGGTCGTCAACATCGCCCGCGGGCCGCTGATCGATGAGGAAGCCCTCCATCGCGCCCTCGTCGATGGGGTGATCGGTGGTGCCGCGCTGGACGTCACCGATCCCGAGCCGCCGCCGGAGGATCACCCGCTCTACGACCTTCCGAACGTGGTCATCACGCCGCACGTCGCGAACCCGGCGAGCGGGCTGACGCGGGAGATGGCACCGTTCCTCACCGATAATCTGCGGCGATTCGCAGCAGGTGAGGAGCTGATGGCGCTCGTCGATCCGGACCGGGACTACTGA
- a CDS encoding DUF5997 family protein — protein MKPATAAKKLDVYLPATPAEFREGSISRAELTALQNEPPEWLRDLRANGPHPKNLVAGKLGISNSGLLRGEITDPLTTEQIEALLAEMPEWLEAERATHVQVLREQRRVKSLHADRRREQEQTDDHTDE, from the coding sequence ATGAAACCGGCCACCGCCGCCAAGAAGCTGGACGTCTACCTGCCGGCGACACCCGCCGAGTTCCGCGAGGGCTCCATCAGCCGTGCGGAACTGACCGCGCTGCAGAACGAGCCGCCGGAGTGGCTGCGCGATCTGCGCGCCAACGGGCCGCACCCGAAGAACCTGGTCGCAGGCAAACTCGGCATCTCGAATTCGGGTCTGCTCCGGGGCGAGATCACCGACCCGCTGACGACCGAGCAGATCGAAGCACTTCTCGCCGAGATGCCCGAGTGGCTGGAGGCCGAACGCGCAACCCACGTCCAGGTGCTCCGCGAGCAGCGGCGCGTGAAGTCCCTGCACGCCGACCGTCGGCGCGAGCAAGAGCAGACGGACGACCACACGGACGAGTGA
- a CDS encoding LysR substrate-binding domain-containing protein, with the protein MTSPDDAEQLGSVFRLAYVPGATPAKWARIWSRRRPKVRLELVATPVAETAAVIGDGAVDMAITRLPDAFAHADPGAHHTITLYEETTVVVVPKDHLLTAGDELTLADLTDEMFLWPLDEPLAGAQRLGAPVDHRPQTTGEAIELVAAGIGLLLVPQSLARLHHRRDLDYRPVIDAPTSTVGLLWPEPTSELADEFIGIVRGRKPNSSRGHAEPAPKRTAKEKAAAKRASREAAGKIPGKGKRPQRPRRSR; encoded by the coding sequence GTGACCTCGCCCGACGACGCCGAACAGCTCGGATCGGTGTTCCGTCTCGCCTATGTGCCGGGAGCTACTCCGGCCAAATGGGCGCGCATCTGGAGTAGGCGCCGACCGAAGGTACGGCTCGAACTGGTCGCGACGCCGGTCGCCGAGACTGCGGCCGTCATCGGTGATGGTGCTGTCGACATGGCGATCACCCGGTTGCCCGATGCGTTCGCGCACGCGGATCCGGGAGCTCACCACACGATCACCTTGTACGAGGAGACGACGGTGGTCGTCGTCCCGAAGGATCACCTGCTCACCGCGGGCGACGAGCTCACGCTCGCTGACCTGACCGACGAGATGTTCCTGTGGCCGCTCGACGAGCCGCTCGCTGGGGCGCAGCGGCTCGGGGCGCCGGTCGACCACCGTCCGCAGACCACGGGGGAGGCCATCGAACTGGTCGCAGCGGGCATCGGGTTGCTGCTCGTCCCGCAGTCGCTCGCCCGGCTGCACCATCGCCGCGATCTCGATTACCGTCCCGTCATCGACGCGCCGACCAGCACGGTGGGTCTGCTCTGGCCCGAGCCGACGTCCGAACTCGCCGATGAGTTCATCGGCATCGTGCGCGGCCGCAAACCCAACTCGTCACGCGGACATGCGGAGCCTGCGCCGAAACGGACGGCTAAGGAGAAGGCGGCCGCGAAACGCGCGTCGAGGGAAGCAGCCGGGAAGATCCCGGGCAAGGGCAAGCGGCCCCAACGGCCCCGCCGGTCGCGCTGA
- a CDS encoding class I SAM-dependent methyltransferase → MSVQPGYDALAPMYAELFTGPFESPLERAAVDAFVHGVLPVGTTVVDVGSGIGHVTAHLSSAGLSVIGVEPSKGMRSIAQRMHPDLVFHDDDAHLRTVDLSAASGIIARYSLIHVKPDDVREVLAGWASRLPTGAVVLLAGQSADEPGVHEFDHAVARAWRWHPNAIGDALRDAGFIEDWRTISRPDEKHRFPEFHVCAVR, encoded by the coding sequence TTGAGTGTTCAGCCGGGCTACGACGCCCTCGCCCCGATGTACGCGGAGCTGTTCACCGGGCCGTTCGAGTCTCCACTCGAGCGCGCTGCTGTCGACGCGTTCGTCCACGGCGTCCTCCCGGTCGGCACGACGGTGGTCGACGTCGGATCCGGCATCGGACACGTAACGGCACACCTGAGCAGCGCCGGACTCTCCGTGATCGGTGTGGAACCCAGCAAGGGCATGCGGTCGATCGCGCAGCGCATGCACCCCGATCTCGTTTTCCACGATGACGACGCGCACTTGCGCACCGTCGACCTGTCCGCGGCCTCGGGAATCATCGCCCGTTACAGCCTGATTCACGTGAAACCCGACGACGTGCGAGAAGTGCTGGCGGGCTGGGCTTCCCGGTTACCGACAGGCGCAGTGGTATTACTCGCCGGACAGTCGGCCGACGAGCCGGGCGTGCACGAGTTCGATCATGCAGTCGCCCGCGCCTGGCGCTGGCACCCGAATGCGATCGGCGACGCCCTCCGCGATGCCGGGTTCATCGAGGACTGGCGCACGATCAGCAGGCCCGACGAGAAGCACCGGTTCCCGGAGTTCCACGTGTGCGCGGTGCGGTGA
- a CDS encoding LysR family transcriptional regulator, producing the protein MDVRSLDLGALELLVGVDDQGSLSAAARAAGTAQPNASRSIARLERQLGVSLIRRTTAGSTLTPQGTVLVHWARRITGSASEMLDVAAGMATDHTAELTIGASMTVAEHLLPRWLGTFRSRFPEVTVHLRVQNSSTVCVAVQNDACDIGFVEFPAIPSALCSSVVARDRLVPVVPPAHPWARRRKPVHAAELAGTPLLVREPGSGTRITLDDALASYSRADPILELGSSAAIRTSVAAGVGPAVLSTLAIRDDAASGAVRVVDVEGLDLSRKLRAVWRPPRELRGPAAELIRIARKDAGAGAFS; encoded by the coding sequence ATGGATGTGCGTTCACTCGATCTCGGCGCCCTCGAGTTACTCGTCGGAGTCGACGATCAGGGCAGTCTGAGTGCCGCCGCCCGCGCCGCCGGCACCGCGCAGCCGAACGCGAGCCGGTCGATTGCGCGACTGGAGCGGCAGCTCGGCGTCTCGCTGATCAGGCGGACGACGGCAGGTTCCACGCTCACGCCGCAGGGCACCGTCCTGGTGCACTGGGCGCGCCGGATCACCGGCAGTGCCTCCGAGATGCTCGACGTCGCGGCCGGTATGGCAACCGACCACACCGCGGAACTGACGATCGGCGCATCGATGACCGTCGCGGAGCACCTGCTGCCCCGGTGGCTGGGAACATTCCGCTCGCGATTCCCGGAGGTCACTGTCCACCTGCGCGTGCAGAACTCGTCGACGGTCTGCGTCGCGGTGCAGAACGATGCCTGCGACATCGGGTTCGTCGAGTTCCCGGCCATACCGTCCGCGCTGTGCAGCAGTGTCGTCGCACGGGACCGACTGGTGCCGGTGGTGCCGCCCGCACACCCTTGGGCACGCCGCCGAAAGCCGGTGCACGCCGCCGAACTCGCCGGCACTCCCCTGCTCGTGCGCGAACCGGGATCGGGAACGCGCATCACCCTCGACGATGCGCTCGCGAGCTACTCGCGAGCCGATCCGATCCTGGAATTGGGCAGCAGCGCCGCCATTCGCACATCCGTGGCCGCCGGCGTCGGTCCAGCCGTCCTCAGTACCCTCGCGATCCGCGACGACGCGGCATCCGGTGCAGTGCGTGTGGTCGACGTGGAAGGTCTGGACCTGAGTCGGAAGCTGCGTGCCGTGTGGCGACCTCCACGCGAACTACGCGGTCCGGCCGCGGAATTGATCCGGATCGCACGCAAGGACGCAGGTGCAGGAGCTTTCAGTTGA